The Arachis ipaensis cultivar K30076 chromosome B10, Araip1.1, whole genome shotgun sequence DNA window GCTATTTTCAATCAGCCAATAAGCTATACAATGCACTAGTAGAAATGGGGCAACTCACTTCAGAGGAATTTAACAAAAGAATAAGGAGAGAACAAGAATATCACTttcatataatatatatagagagaaagagagaagcgCGAGAGAGacagacaaaaaaaataaacgtAGAAAGAAGGAAGATAGAAGGAAGACAGATATGAACTAGTATTATAGAAATGATGGGCATTGAAAATATGaactagttagttagttggttctTAGTTGTATATTAACCTGAATTGCAGTAGAAGCAGTTCCAaatcatttttaataattttggaaGAAGGACAACAAAGTGATCAAAGAAAGTGTTCAGTTAATTTTTATGTTACAATGATGCTGTCAAATGTCTATGCAACTCAGTTTCTGCAACTCAGTTTCTGCCAACTAGTCAGTACTCAATGAATTCATGGTCATGGATCCACTCTAGCCTATATAAACTTAGTTTAGATTATATCGAAGGCAATTAcagcattaaaaaaatataaacagaCTATTAACATTGACCATTAATGCATTACTTACAACTTTTCCTATCTTCAGTGCATCCAAAGATCCCAGTCGTCCAAGGTTCATCTGCCGGAGGCGAATAGCTTTCGGGTAGTGGTTGTCTACATTCAGGGCACTTGTGAACAGCCAACTGCGCAATACCGAAAATCCATGACCAAAATATATATCTACATATTAGCAAACACACTCAAAGCGCCCAAAAAAACACCATCACAATTTCTCAAACAATTTCTTACAGAAAATTTGAAATCTGACTTAATGAACCTCAATAACATAACAGAAAATTGGGAATATTACATAGAACTtacatttaaataaaaaaacagaGAGAATCTATTATAGTAGTTTTACAGTGTAGTGATCAGCTCCTCCATGCAGAAGATGCTTCCAAATCAAAATCTTCTTCCCACCATGTGCTTGCCTGCAATATCAAAAGAGGCAGGTAAGAGTTTCTTTATAATTGAGAAAactaaaatttgattttcttatAAGCTACTATCTTCAGCTCCAACAAAATAAAAGTTAATACCAAAGTGTTTACAGTTTAAAAAGTGAAAAGAGTTAAAGATTATGTATTTACTTCACCAAGGGTGAAGCGGGTTGCGCTTTCTGCTATGCAAGCGTAAGAACCATCTGCTTGCTTAAGCATCACCTGCCAAGGACCTGAACAACAAACCATGAAGTAACAATCTAGTGCACCAGTTATATACTAAGATCAAAATACCCTATAGCCATACTTGGATACTGGCGGAACACTGCTCCACTGTAATTGACAATATAAGGTGCTATTGCAACTGTcttaaaaacataaaaagaaaacaaTCAATACCAATTATTTGATAAAATGATCAGGTAAAAACAATTCAATAAAGAAGAGGCACCTTTGAATACTCTCTGATTCTAATGTAGAATACCGGAGTGAATTGTGAAAGGAAGCGGTAATACAAATCTTTGGGAGGGAAGCCCAAAAGGCCTAATCGGCACTGTAAATTCAATACTAACTCTgtcaaaaataattatattaaaactaTGGATTTAGGCACAGTAacatgtatgtatatataaagAGAATATACCGTAGTGTGTCTAGTTCAAGATTAAATAGAAGTGTTGGTGTAGACACGGCAAATTTTTCCTGCAAAATTCAAGAggtaacaatatataaaatacaTTAAAGTAACTACCACCAAAATGAAACGAGTCAGAAATATAACCTGTTCAATAGCTAATAATTAAGAATTTAAGAATTGCTTATACAGCCAACAAAGGCCATCAAAATCTAGATTTGGAAGAAAATAGTATACAAAAAAAGAGTGATACATGCTGTCCCAAAATCAAACAAAAGGATTCAAGCTTTATATTCTATTGCATATTATCACCAAAGAAAAAAACTAaatattttctgaatgaataagCCAACAACAACCCAATGCAAATAAGGAATAGCGAAATTTAATAAGCACATCAAATATTAAAAGTGAAAAGAGGTTCAAGAAACATTCCAAATGGCAGAGACACCATACCACATACTTTTCTATATTTGCAAGTTCACACATACTGCAGTTAAGGAATATGTAGAGTGATGGAGGCTCATTAGACTTCCATCTATCTGCAGTTCAGGTATCAAGTCATCAtgcattattattaattttgaatttttgatacaTTCTCTCATCCCTAAGTTTTGAAcatgataatttgaaaaaaattattgactTTGTACAATATCCTAATGCCATTTTCCCCAAAGAACAAACCTTCATTTTCatcttcaaaatcaaaatcaagggtgTTCCTAACGGATCAGAAAAATGAAGTCATAGGTCCAGCAGGGACATATCTAAGGAACCAATGGTAATGCCATCATTCTGAATGCACAACAAAAATGACACTTCAAAATAAGAAAGATGCAAGAAAATAAGATAAATCCATTAGAAAGATGGGGAAAAATCATAATAAGTGTATTTTCATTACCGAATCCAGAGCTGATTTGAACAACTCGAAGGCTCTGCGCTTTTCTGGCTTATCAGGGAAGACCTACAACCGGGAACATATATCATAAGATCTTCTCCAGAAAAACAGAAGGTAAAAATTTATTCATGAAAATAAATATTTCTTCTAACTAAGGATGGGACGAAAATAATGCGTCTTCTTACTAAGCAAGCTCGGGTCTCCTGTTTCTCCTGGAGCTTTTTCACAACAGCCAATGCGAGTTGAATGTTGGCATCAATGAACTCATCTGAAGATCCCTTGAAATATTTAGGAATTTGAGACAATTATGTGGAATGCTTTGAGACGCATGCCTCATAAAGGTCAAGTAACCGTGAATTAGAACAATGCCTCTTGAAGCATGAAATTGATGTTAGCCTAACATAAAGCATAGACATGAAAATCAACTAAACGGACTTATATGTCGACACACATGAACTGTGCTCacaatcaataataattaataagtaaAATGTCATTTTAGATCAGAATTCAAGTTAGCCGTGTGCCATATCTTAAAATGTTATGTTATTGATTGTGACAATATCCGCAAGTGCATCTAAGAATCTGAAGCTAAGTACTAATGAAGACGAAGTAAAAGTTGACAAGTTAAGGCACTCTCAACTATCACTAATAGCACTACAATTAGATCAAAAGCAGTTCAGTCATTAGATCAAATACCTCGTCTGCACAAACACAACATTGAGCACATATATCTACCTAATTATCCACTGAGACTAATTAACAAACATTTGATGTGTATGTTAGGTCAAACCAACAAATAAGCAAACCAttgaacacttggtgtgcacagCGAAATTCATAgagggaagggaagaagaaaaagaaaaactcaCGAGTGTTTCTCTGAATTCTGTTTGTTCAGCAATCCAGATTAACAATCTAAACATTTCTCAACCAATAAGCAATTCTGTTTGCAAAATGTGCACACCTGAAAACCAAGCTCTCGACAATCGAAGAATCTTCCGTCTTTGGCTTCTTCGAGGGAACATCAACAAGATCGTCGCCTTCCGAATCAGCTTCGCGCTTTTTGGGTTCAACTTCCATCGTGACGGTTTTTCCCTCCGGTTTCGTCCATTTTCGCTCTTACAAATTCCAATCACGACAACAAAGGGTTGAAGGTTAAAATCGTTGAAAAGTGAAAACCCTAAGCCTACTACAATGATCTCCAATCTCTCCTACTCACCTATAGTCTACAgtagtaataattaataaaagaggagaagaaggagaaggtagcTGCGGCGGTTAGAGTAGCCGATGGTGGCGCTGTGGGTGAGGAAAGGAGAAGAAGCTCGTCGACGGAGGGGGAATGCTAGGTTGAGCTCGTTTGATTTGGTGCTGTGAATGAATAGAGCTTGGGCACAAGCGATCATAAAACGCTGAATATAACATTTTGgacgaaaaattttaaattacagatggatttttcgtctgtaatcatttcctacaaaaaaaaaacattaatttttttgaCAGAATTATTGACGGATTTTCTTTTccatctgtaatttatgctaatttatttttttttgtttttcgacaaAAAATCTCTCTAAAATTCCGTCTGTATTTTCGTGGAATAAAATTTGTCGGAAATATCCATttgtaataactaattttctagtagtgagATACTCGCAAATATCCGCCTCTcttacaaagaaaaataaaaaatatggacCCGTGATGAGAATGGGACGGAGACAAAGAACATTTTATTAAACGGAGATAGAAAATGGAAGAGAGGTCCCCGCCCCCACGAAGTCCCGTTACCATCCCTATTTTAAACTCGAATACAGCTGCATGCAAGCCAATAAATCTAACAGTTATGTCCATTCACATCTGCAaccttttattcttttatttttttgttcatgGGTTGGGTTGCAACCTTTTATTCTTGAAGGTGCATAGTTTCATATTATTATGAGCATCAAGGGTTATAAGAAATCTCTCCAATATGGAGTGAGTTATCTTTATCACAGGCCTCATTTTTACAAGATTTAAACGTAACACATTGGACTCCATTACTTACACTTTTTTATCAAATTTGGACCACAGTTGGATATTAGGTTATTAAATAAAACACAGGTACattaatacaaaaaataaataaataaataaaataccagTACAAAAGTCCAAGAGAAGTGGACggcaaaataaataaatgagagAATTAAATAATGCATGCTACAATTACTTTGTATTAAAGGAAAACTAAGACTTAGTTTGTTTGAGGTGAAATAGGAAAGAAAATAGTAGTTGAGAgagaaataaaagagaaatggAGTCAATTTTCTTTGGTTGGAAGGGAATTAgaagaaaagtataaaaaaatagtGAAATCCACTTAAAAAAGTTTTTCTCCCGttataaagagaaatagaagaaagttgattatatatattattttgagggttacctgaaatgttGGGGCTAGACGtgagacttaaaatttttttgaggCAGTATCTAATTTGTTTGGTGTCGAGGTATCATTGATCGAATTTCTTGTGAGAAGGTGAagagtggtacctgcaagagattccgatacttaagttagtaaAGACTTTAGGCAGGTTTTAGTATATTAGAACGTGTTTATACCTGAGGAGTGgcagtgtatttataataaaaCTGATAACCACCTTTGTTAGAGTAGTTCCACTTTATTGATAGATATCCATTtcctttatcttgggagtttgttaGGATCTGTCTCTCAAAAAATATAGAGATAGTTGGAGAGATTCGAGAAGACAATTGATTGTTTGGACAAGTAGAGCTAGACTCCCTTCATTCTATTCGATCTCCTTAAAGAGATCGGGTATATGGAAGTTTGTTAGGATCGGGCCTTTTATCTTTATTGGGTCTGACTTTATTTTTGGGTCAAGGTATGAacatatttatattatatattatattaattaaaacaTAGTTATTAACAATATAGTTTGAAGGACAAATTTAACATTTTTAtccttaattatttatttgttttcacaCTTTATTCCAAACAAACGAGAACAGTAAATTATTATACTAATTTCTTATTCCTTCATAAATTTTCTTCTTTCAAACACCTTAAAGAGAATTAAATTTTCactattcttcttttttctcttcctccTTTTCACTTCTTTCTTCTCCACTCACTTCTTTAAGAGTCTGAAATGCGATGAATAATAACGGGAGCTCCATGTATTGGCTTGAGAGTAAGATAGTTAGATGGAGCATGTGAATAAGAGGGTGAAAGGTGGAACGAGAAATTTTGAAGAATCTTAGAGAGTGCCATCTTTGCTTGCAAGTATGCAAAGTTTTGTCCAACACAGATTCTTGGACCCCATCCAAATGGATAAAAAGCAGCATGATCTTCATTAGAAGCATTTGAAATCCCATCAGCAAACCTTGCTGGATTAAACTCTTCTGCCTTCTCCCAATATTTGTTATCATGATGAATATGCAACACTTGTAGAACAAGTTCAACACCTGCTGGAATAGTCATGTTTCCTATTTTTGTTTCACACTCAGTGTATCTATACAAAACTGGTAGAGGTGGATATAGTCTCAAAACTTCCTTCAATATCATTGCCACCTGAAAATAATTCACACATTTTAAATAGATCTTTAAATAGGTCTTAAGTATTTGTACTAAAAGTCGGTTATTTGTACAACATAAGAAATAACACAAATATTTCATGAACACAAGAATTANTAAATATAAAGTGATTGATTTTAGTTTATATTCTACGAATAGCATTTTTATTAAACCCTTTGCAACAAAATTATTAAAGAAAAAACTTACAATCTTGAGGCGATTTATGTCTTCAAAATCAAGTTGGGCTCTTTTACCAAACAAATGAAGTACCTCATCTCTTGCCTTTTCTTGCCAGAAAGGATCCATAGACAAACACACCATAGTCCACGCAAGTAGGTTGGATGTGGTGACGTGGCCAGCAAAGTAGAACAACTTGCACTCTTCGATTATATCCTCATTTGTGAGAGAATTATTGTGTTGTTTAAATTCTAGTAGAAGACTTAACAAATCACGGCCTTCTATTTTACCGTCTTTAATTCCATGCCctttcttctcaatcatatccATCAATATAGATTTGATTTCAACATCCAGATTGTACCTTCTCTTGTTCTTCTGTGTTGGTATAAATCTACacacacaaataataataataataataatacaataatattaacTATTAATTGTTAGTTATCTCATTCATTAATTCCATTCCTTCATACCTGAAACCTGGGATATAAATGGCGTTGGCAGCTTCATTGACTAGGAATCTAATCTCATGTTGTAGGTCAAAGATTTTCTTTCCCTCTTGATAGCTGCTTCCAAAAGCTGCTCGAGCAATAACATCTCCCGTGAGAACGTCGAATTCTGAACTTGCATCAATCTCACAAGATCCTTTGTGTTCCACTAGCTTTTGCCACCGATCTATCATGGCACTACAGCTATGTGCAAACGTAGACGGAACCAATGCCTAACACATTAAAATTGCATTATTAATTTCTTATGTTATGTCAGTGAATCTTACATCTGTTTAAGAGTTTGTCACTTCAAATAGGTTattataaaatttgaattctaatAACTACTTAAATAAGCTAATGAACTAATTATTTGACCAACATTAGTTATATTATAATATTAATTAGTACCTTCAACTTGTCGTGGAGGAATGCAGGAGTTATGGCTTTTCTGCGCTGAGTCCAAATTTCACCTTCAAGCGAAGTTAATCCAATGCCAAGGAGCTTAACAAGGGGGCTACGTGGCGGCTTCCTAATGTGACCCTTCTTATTTAATAAAATTGATCGAACAAGTTCGTTGTCTCCGATTATGAGTCTTGGGAGTCTTCCAAACCAACTTAGTGAAACTTCCCCTACATACAAATTACAAACTCTCAAACTCAATTCTAGATAACGAAAAAATGACGTCACTTTTAATCCTTTTGGGTCAAATTGTAGTTTCAAATTTGATTATATTAgcttttttcaataaattttataaaagaaatGACGTCACCTTTAATCTTTTTAGGTCAAATTGTAATTTCAAATTTGATTACCTTTCTTCAATAAATTTTACATTCTCTCAGTTTGTGCGCGCCATGATTTATAATCATTcagatttaatataaaaaaaaaaatttagggatcagcaattttgttaaattttggctaATATATAATAAGTAAAAAAAAGTGAGCCATTTGATGAAATTTTACaccaatctcataccattaaaactatcttgatggctatttgatggctacaaattacaaggctatttgataactacaaatcacaaaaattactgatCCCTAACattcttctaaaaaaaattatcgaTTTAAATGTAAGAAAATATGCATTATGTGAATATGTGCAAAAGGAGCTGCATGGATGAGTTACAAATGAGGCATGATGTTGTAGATTTTATAAAGGTAAATATGTCACTTTTATCCTTAGTCCGATGGGTTGGCATAATGTGCATGTATAGTTTTAAAGGGGTGAGTTAACAATATCATCATGGATTCAGATGTATTTTGTGGACGCATATAAAAGAAAATGAGTTGAAaatattcttttaaattaattatttatttcaataccaacaaaaaaattaattaattatttattatctgTTGTGTATAGAAAGATGTTTTAGACCAAAAATAAAATGTGAAAGCACCTACTTATATGAAAatgttaaaaatatctttttatgaaAAGTTTTGTATTAAAAATGTGCTTTATTTATTTGGATACATTTTAAAAAGATAACACTTTTATAACATATCAAATCAAATCTTACAATTCATTATCTAacgataaaaaaatatatacttacataaagacaattataaaatctttATGATAGTATCCACCAAATAAAAATACTAACTAAaccattaatttttatttattagacAAATAAACTCTTGATTTTGTAATATNNNNNNNNNNNNNNNNNNNNNNNNNNNNNNNNNNNNNNNNNNNNNNNNNNNNNNNNNNNNNNNNNNNNNNNNNNNNNNNNNNNNNNNNNNNNNNNNNNNNNNNatatatattattaattattatattatagtaaaattttattttacaaatatgatataagaataaaattattttacgaACTAAGTCAAGatcaataaaatatattattagtttggggatattttttttaaaagaatcgtCTAAATGAtcaattaaaatttttagtttatACATTTTTTAGTCGAAGTAGAccaaaattttacaaaaaatcAGTTAAATTATTTCTCTAAGAGGTATAAATATTAATATTCAAGTATAATATTGTTTGTGATGTTGTTATAATATACAgtaattaagaacaaaaaaaagatgttttattCTTTGAGTATTTTTGtaagaaattagaaaaataaatgtaATAGAACGTAACGAATATTAGTAATTATAAAATTTAGTGATTCTACTGTCATAAATCCATAATAGAGATAGTGTttattgagaaaaataaatattaattctaATTTCTAAGAGAATACATATAGCACAAGTTTAGagcagtaataatattttttttttgaaaaatatattgattgtaagaaaaattaatgtcaaataattttaatttcaGGAATTgtgaaaaaaatatgaaattattgAAAGTAGAAAATGACATGAAAAAAATAGAGTTATCCAGTTAGACGTgataaaaaaatgtattttacTTACGGGTTTGATTAATACGTGTTATAAGAATATATAATaagtttattattaataaaaaattttaaatatttttatttaataaatataaaataaatacattaaaagtttaaattttttatatttttaattgttttttaattttataatcttAATATGTGTTTTAagggtaaaaataaataaactttttCTTTAATCACATTTTttggattttaatattttattatgagTAATGTTAGGGGTGGCAAATGGTTTAGCCCACCCCGCCAAAAGCCCATCCCGTTACGCCTAAAGAAGCGGTTCTAAAACTTATCTCACCCTGCCTAACAGTAGGTTGGCAGGTTTGGTCCGCCAAATCTCTCTTTTCcacaaatattttaataaatttataatttctaaagacaaaaaaattataatttctaaattcataaatattgaagtcttgtaattataaatatataataaacataatcataaaatcaagttttttttttgtaaaaacatCCCTGGCCAAAAAAAGTATTGGGCCCGCTAAAAAAGTGCGTCCCACTAAAATCCACGGTTTAAGCAGTGCGGGTTAGGCGGACGTTTTAAGTATAGCAGTCTCAAATTTTCAGCGCGATCCACTTTTTTTAAGGCAGTTATGTGGGTCAACCTGGTGGGTTTAGACCCGTTTGCGACCCCTAAATAATGTTACATATTTAATTCTTTTTATAAACTAAGTCcaactaaattaaataataaaatttaaaatgatattagtcataattaatttttattatgttagaCTAATTTAATTGGATTTAATTAACACAAAATTTGAATGTATAGattattcttttattattgaACATCAATAAATAAGAACCATGAGATGATATATGTtgcaataataatggtggaaaaagCAAGAAAAATAGCTACAATCTAAATTTTTATAACTCTTATTAACGTTCGAGTCAGTGTATTGCGGTTGTCCCTTTTCGTCCTTCAAAAGCTTTTACAAGGATAACATTGTCAATTACTATCTCACTAAAAAACAAATGATTAACCAAAAAATTATTCATTCATgacatttcaaaattcaaacttctAAAAAAGAAAAGGATATACTTGCAACGCGTACGCTTCCTAACTTTAATCCTTTTAATATGGAATTCATTATCTCTCttcaatgaattttacattctcTCTCATAAATAAATTATACTCCTTGTTTTTTATCCAATAATTTTGTAGTTAAAAAGATATTGTGCGGCATTACCAAATGATTTTAGTGAGTAGGTCCAATCAATAAATTTGTAATATCGCATTCATTATCTCTTTTCAAAGAGTTTTACATTCTCTCTCACAAAtaaatttatttgatatttttatctaacaattttGGTAGTTAAAGAACTTAAGATCTTGCTAATTATTTTTTAAGACACAAAATAACTAAATTCTTAATAAAGAAGTCCAAAATCATTTCAACCTCTCCTACCTCCTACTACGATTGTCTATTTAaatgttttctattttctatttttttttattgactACTTTTGTCATGAGTACAAAATTTAGCATTAGAACACCACTattttttagagatttttatGGATCAATTGAATGAACTGAATATATAATGTTGCTAATTAGTACATGTTGCagagaaaaatatatattaatcgTGATAAGAAGACCTTTCAATTGAGAATggataaataaatagtaaaataaaatgtttagattaaaaaaaaaattgtttatcaTCATCATAAGGTTTTTTGTATTTATTATAAAACAAATAACTTTTgtgtaaataactaaatatctATGTTTGCTTCTTATATttctctaaaaaaattttatatatttatttttaaaatattatattaattgtCATAAAATTTCTGCATTTATCNNNNNNNNNNNNNNNNNNNNNNNNNNNNNNNNNNNNNNNNNNNNNNNNNNNNNNNNNNNNNNNNNNNNNNNNNNNNNNNNNNNNNNNNNNNNNNNNNNNNNNNNNNNNNNNNNNNNNNNNNNNNNNNNNNNNNNNNNNNNNNNNNNNNNNNNNN harbors:
- the LOC107620874 gene encoding protein LOW PSII ACCUMULATION 3, chloroplastic-like, which encodes MAFVGCYISDSFHFGELVLNLQCRLGLLGFPPKDLYYRFLSQFTPVFYIRIREYSKTVAIAPYIVNYSGAVFRQYPSPWQVMLKQADGSYACIAESATRFTLGEASTWWEEDFDLEASSAWRS
- the LOC107621983 gene encoding cytochrome P450 CYP72A219-like codes for the protein MEDYIFKTMGGCFSFLVLYGVIKLVHEMWWKPKRMEKMLRQQGIRGSSYRVINGDISVMNKCDRVAASKAIALNHQIVPRVFPFYHNMMQQYGEVSLSWFGRLPRLIIGDNELVRSILLNKKGHIRKPPRSPLVKLLGIGLTSLEGEIWTQRRKAITPAFLHDKLKALVPSTFAHSCSAMIDRWQKLVEHKGSCEIDASSEFDVLTGDVIARAAFGSSYQEGKKIFDLQHEIRFLVNEAANAIYIPGFRFIPTQKNKRRYNLDVEIKSILMDMIEKKGHGIKDGKIEGRDLLSLLLEFKQHNNSLTNEDIIEECKLFYFAGHVTTSNLLAWTMVCLSMDPFWQEKARDEVLHLFGKRAQLDFEDINRLKIVAMILKEVLRLYPPLPVLYRYTECETKIGNMTIPAGVELVLQVLHIHHDNKYWEKAEEFNPARFADGISNASNEDHAAFYPFGWGPRICVGQNFAYLQAKMALSKILQNFSFHLSPSYSHAPSNYLTLKPIHGAPVIIHRISDS